One genomic window of Ruminococcus gauvreauii includes the following:
- a CDS encoding sugar ABC transporter ATP-binding protein, translated as MKEDYILEMKHITKRFGNFTALEDMNISVKRGEIHAICGENGAGKSTLMKVLHGYYPYGTYEGEIRMDGQLLCSANTTDSQRAGIAMVYQEINCLGTLTVSENIFSSKMMYNKLGLVDYKAMHKECEKVFQAVGLDIDPRTLMGKLNTSQQQLVMFAKAVRENARLIILDEPTSSITKMEVDHMMEVVRSLQKDGITFLYISHKMDEIFALADRCTVIRDGKSIGTMAREEFSLGTIISMMVGRDIGDVYPKRTPKIGGEKLRIENLTIPHKRVKGRNVVDNVSFRLNKGEILGLAGMVGAGRSEICNGIYGALKRTSGTFFIDGKEVVINSVRDAMRNGISLLSEDRHESGLFLQDKTVKNNLTASILPRLRQGIFLSGPKVTAASGKMMTELQIKAESMDSRITSLSGGNQQKVSLGRSLLAEPDILLLDEPTRGVDVGTKNQIYHLIYQLADAGISIIVISSELPELLNICDRFLVIAEGTIKGEMNREEASEEAIMQYAVQ; from the coding sequence ATGAAAGAAGATTATATTCTGGAAATGAAGCATATTACCAAGAGGTTCGGCAATTTTACCGCCCTTGAGGATATGAACATTTCTGTAAAACGCGGAGAAATACATGCCATATGCGGAGAAAACGGGGCAGGAAAATCGACTCTCATGAAGGTTCTCCATGGCTATTACCCCTATGGTACATACGAGGGCGAGATCCGCATGGATGGACAGCTTTTGTGTTCCGCCAACACTACGGATTCACAGAGGGCGGGTATCGCCATGGTTTATCAGGAGATCAACTGCCTCGGCACGCTGACGGTCTCGGAGAATATTTTCTCCTCAAAGATGATGTACAACAAACTGGGGCTTGTGGATTACAAGGCAATGCATAAGGAATGTGAGAAGGTGTTTCAGGCTGTCGGTCTGGACATTGACCCGAGGACGCTTATGGGAAAACTGAATACAAGCCAGCAGCAGCTTGTGATGTTTGCCAAGGCCGTCAGGGAGAACGCCCGGCTGATCATCCTGGACGAACCGACATCTTCCATCACCAAGATGGAAGTAGACCATATGATGGAAGTGGTGCGCAGTCTCCAGAAAGACGGCATCACCTTCCTGTACATCAGTCATAAGATGGACGAGATCTTTGCGCTGGCAGACAGATGTACCGTGATTCGCGACGGCAAAAGTATCGGCACCATGGCCAGAGAAGAATTCAGTCTCGGCACCATCATCTCCATGATGGTGGGCAGGGATATCGGCGACGTGTATCCGAAGCGGACACCGAAGATCGGAGGAGAAAAACTGAGGATTGAGAATCTGACCATTCCGCATAAGCGGGTGAAGGGAAGAAATGTGGTCGACAACGTATCTTTCAGGCTGAATAAGGGAGAGATTCTCGGTCTCGCCGGAATGGTGGGCGCAGGGAGAAGTGAAATCTGCAACGGAATCTACGGGGCGTTAAAACGCACCTCCGGAACGTTTTTTATCGACGGAAAAGAGGTGGTTATCAACAGCGTAAGAGACGCTATGAGAAACGGCATCTCTCTGCTTTCCGAGGACCGGCATGAGAGCGGACTATTCCTGCAGGATAAGACGGTGAAGAATAATCTGACGGCATCTATTCTGCCGCGGCTGAGGCAGGGCATATTTCTGTCCGGACCCAAAGTAACGGCAGCTTCCGGCAAAATGATGACGGAGCTGCAGATCAAGGCGGAGAGCATGGACAGCCGTATCACCTCCCTCTCCGGAGGAAATCAGCAGAAAGTGTCCCTCGGGAGATCGCTGCTGGCAGAACCGGATATCCTGCTGCTGGATGAGCCGACACGCGGTGTTGACGTAGGTACCAAGAATCAGATCTACCATCTGATCTATCAGCTGGCGGACGCCGGTATTTCCATCATCGTGATATCCTCGGAGCTGCCGGAGCTCTTAAATATCTGTGACCGGTTCCTGGTTATCGCGGAGGGAACGATCAAGGGAGAGATGAATCGCGAGGA